The following coding sequences are from one Sander lucioperca isolate FBNREF2018 chromosome 2, SLUC_FBN_1.2, whole genome shotgun sequence window:
- the asb6 gene encoding ankyrin repeat and SOCS box protein 6 produces the protein MPFLHGFRRIVYEYQPLVDNVMCVVGLEEGDCSHEDRVQRPEDESGLCGSLTELLERESQSEVFVEGISYALFKVAERGLVYAAEILLRYGADLNFEDPVSYYNPLHIAVLRNRPNMVRLLVGHAADVEKRDRIHESSPLDLASEESERLPCLLTLLDLGADVNARDKRGKTPLLHALASSDGLTVHNTENIQLLLQRGADVNAATVDGETVESSLVFLVKEALEATTEDAAEIGNFCLKATQLLLAHGVDPSCCLNEDGEPSLTQTSLEHFDLLFPLAVLLIQSGASLVCSYHGDSCWSFYSLLFQRLQTALQQCSDQSHASDLLEQAEVLLDLARVDDPAPHLPLRLELPVPGRDPHPYAQALVDLHDRVVEHEGNPPALRCLCRAFIRNHLQPWPLEDKVKALPLPDRLKDFILPEHTYTPKPGWDCFKPQHNQR, from the exons ATGCCTTTCCTCCATGGGTTTCGTAGGATCGTATACGAGTATCAGCCGCTGGTAGATAATGTCATGTGTGTTGTTGGACTGGAGGAAGGGgactgtagtcacgaggacag AGTCCAAAGGCCTGAGGATGAGTCTGGTCTTTGTGGCTCCCTTACAGAGCTTCTGGAGCGGGAGTCCCAGTCAGAAGTGTTTGTGGAAGGCATCAGCTATGCTCTGTTTAAGGTGGCAGAGCGGGGACTGGTGTATGCCGCTGAAATCCTTCTACGCTATGGAGCTGATCTAAACTTTGAAG ACCCAGTGTCTTACTACAATCCTCTACATATCGCAGTTTTGAGGAACAGGCCCAACATGGTGAGGCTGCTGGTCGGGCACGCAGCAGACGTTGAAAAGAGAGACAGG ATCCATGAGAGCAGTCCTTTGGATCTTGCCAGTGAGGAGTCGGAGAGGCTCCCCTGCCTGCTCACCCTGCTGGACCTGGGTGCTGACGTGAATGCAAGGGACAAACGTG GAAAAACACCTTTGCTCCATGCCTTGGCAAGCAGCGACGGACTCACTGTGCACAACACGGAGAACATCCAGCTTCTACTTCAGAGAG GTGCTGACGTTAATGCTGCTACTGTAGACGGTGAAACAGTCGAGTCCTCGTTGGTGTTTCTGGTTAAGGAGGCTCTGGAGGCAACTACGGAGGACGCTGCTGAGATCGGTAACTTCTGCTTGAAAGCCACGCAGCTACTGTTGGCTCACGGTGTGGACCCCAGCTGCTGTCTGAATGAGGATGGCGAGCCCTCCCTGACACAGACGAGCCTGGAGCATTTTGACCTGCTCTTCCCTCTGGCTGTGCTCCTAATCCAGAGCGGAGCGTCTTTGGTTTGCTCCTACCACGGCGACTCCTGTTGGTCATTTTACAGCCTCCTTTTCCAGCGGCTGCAAACAGCCCTGCAGCAGTGCTCTGATCAAAGTCACGCCTCGGACCTGCTGGAGCAGGCTGAGGTGTTGCTTGACTTAGCGAGGGTAGACGACCCCGCACCACATCTGCCTCTCAGGCTGGAGCTCCCCGTGCCCGGTCGGGACCCTCACCCTTATGCTCAGGCTCTGGTAGACCTACACGACCGCGTAGTAGAGCACGAAGGGAACCCTCCTGCTCTGCGATGCCTTTGTAGGGCATTCATAAGGAACCACTTACAGCCTTGGCCCCTGGAAGACAAAGTCAAAGCCTTGCCATTACCAGACAGACTGAAAGACTTTATTCTTCCTGAGCACACGTATACTCCTAAGCCTGGCTGGGACTGCTTCAAGCCCCAACATAACCAGCGCTGA